One Miscanthus floridulus cultivar M001 chromosome 11, ASM1932011v1, whole genome shotgun sequence DNA window includes the following coding sequences:
- the LOC136492626 gene encoding plasma membrane ATPase-like isoform X2 — MGGLEEIKNEAVDLENIPIEEVFEQLKCTREGLSSSEGQQRLEIFGPNKLEEKKESKFLKFLGFMWNPLSWVMEMAAIMAIALANGGGKPPDWEDFVGIIVLLVINSTISFIEENNAGNAAAALMANLAPKTKVLRDGRWGEQEAAILVPGDIISIKLGDIVPADARLLEGDPLKVDQSALTGESLPVTRGPGDEVFSGSTCKQGEIEAVVIATGVHTFFGKAAHLVDSTNQVGHFQQVLTAIGNFCICSIAVGIIVEIIVMFAIQHRKYRSGIENLLVLLIGGIPIAMPTVLSVTMAIGSHKLSQQGAITKRMTAIEELAGMDVLCSDKTGTLTLNKLSVDKNLVEVFCKGVDKDHVLLLAARASRTENQDAIDAAMVGMLADPKEARAGIREVHFLPFNPVDKRTALTYIDGDGNWHRVSKGAPEQILDLCHCKEDLRRKVHGIIDKYAERGLRSLAVARQEVPEKSKESPGGPWQFVGLLPLFDPPRHDSAETIRKALVLGVNVKMITGDQLAIGKETGRRLGMGTNMYPSSALLGQNKDSTLEALPVDELIEKADGFAGVFPEHKYEIVKRLQEKKHIVGMTGDGVNDAPALKKADIGIAVADATDAARSASDIVLTEPGLSVIISAVLTSRCIFQRMKNYTIYAVSITIRIVLGFMLIALIWQYDFSPFMVLIIAILNDGTIMTISKDRVKPSPLPDSWKLKEIFATGVVLGTYLALMTVIFFWAMHKTDFFSDKFGVRSIRDSEHEMMSALYLQVSIVSQALIFVTRSRSWSFVERPGLLLVTAFLLAQLVATFLAVYANWGFARIKGIGWGWAGVVWLYSIVFYFPLDLIKFFIRFVLSGRAWDNLLENKTAFTTKKDYGREEREAQWATAQRTLHGLQPPEAATNTLFNDKSSYRELSEIAEQAKRRAEIARLRELNTLKGHVESVVKLKGLDIDTIQQNYTV, encoded by the exons ATGGGTGGGCTCGAGGAGATCAAGAATGAAGCCGTCGATCTG GAGAACATCCCCATCGAGGAGGTGTTCGAACAGCTGAAATGCACCCGCGAGGGGCTGAGCTCCAGCGAGGGCCAGCAACGTCTCGAGATCTTTGGCCCCAACAAGCTCGAGGAGAAGAAG GAGAGCAAGTTCCTCAAGTTCCTTGGGTTCATGTGGAACCCGCTGTCATGGGTCATGGAGATGGCTGCCATCATGGCCATTGCCCTTGCCAACGGTGGTGGCAAGCCCCCGGATTGGGAGGACTTCGTCGGTATCATCGTGCTCCTGGTTATCAACTCCACCATCTCCTTCATTGAGGAGAACAATGCCGGCAACGCCGCGGCTGCACTCATGGCCAACCTTGCTCCCAAAACCAAG GTTCTGAGAGATGGCCGATGGGGCGAGCAGGAGGCTGCAATCTTGGTTCCTGGTGACATCATCAGCATCAAGCTTGGTGATATCGTCCCTGCCGATGCTCGTCTCCTCGAGGGTGATCCTCTCAAGGTTGACCAGTCTGCGCTTACCGGAGAATCCCTCCCAGTTACCAGGGGCCCTGGGGACGAAGTCTTCTCAGGGTCCACTTGTAAGCAGGGCGAGATCGAGGCCGTGGTCATTGCCACTGGAGTGCACACCTTTTTCGGCAAGGCTGCTCATCTTGTGGACAGCACCAACCAGGTCGGACACTTCCAACAGGTCCTGACAGCAATTGGTAACTTCTGCATCTGCTCGATTGCGGTCGGCATCATCGTCGAGATCATCGTCATGTTCGCAATTCAGCACCGCAAATACCGCAGCGGAATTGAGAACCTGTTGGTCCTCTTGATCGGTGGTATCCCAATTGCCATGCCTACTGTGCTTTCAGTCACCATGGCCATCGGTTCGCACAAGCTGTCACAGCAGGGTGCCATCACTAAGAGGATGACTGCCATTGAGGAGTTGGCTGGTATGGATGTGCTTTGCAGTGACAAGACTGGCACACTCACCCTGAACAAGCTTAGTGTCGACAAGAATCTCGTCGAGGTGTTTTGCAAAGGCGTCGACAAAGACCATGTGTTGCTGTTGGCTGCAAGGGCTTCAAGGACTGAGAACCAGGATGCCATCGATGCTGCCATGGTTGGCATGCTTGCTGATCCCAAGGAGGCAAGGGCTGGTATCAGGGAAGTCCACTTCTTGCCCTTCAACCCTGTTGATAAGAGGACTGCTCTGACATACATTGATGGCGATGGCAACTGGCACCGTGTCAGCAAGGGTGCTCCCGAGCAG ATTCTTGACCTGTGCCACTGCAAGGAGGATTTGAGGCGGAAGGTGCACGGTATTATCGACAAGTATGCCGAGCGTGGTCTTCGTTCGCTTGCTGTTGCCAGACAG GAAGTGCCTGAGAAAAGTAAGGAGTCCCCTGGTGGACCATGGCAATTCGTTGGTTTGTTGCCTCTGTTTGATCCACCTAGGCACGACAGTGCTGAGACAATTCGCAAGGCTCTTGTTCTTGGTGTTAATGTCAAGATGATTACTG GTGATCAGCTTGCTATTGGTAAGGAGACTGGAAGGAGGCTTGGCATGGGTACCAACATGTATCCTTCCTCAGCATTGCTCGGCCAAAACAAGGATtctacacttgaagcacttcctGTAGATGAACTCATTGAGAAGGCTGATGGTTTTGCCGGAGTCTTCCCTG AACACAAGTATGAGATTGTGAAGAGACTACAAGAGAAGAAACACATTGTTGGTATGACTGGAGATGGTGTCAACGATGCCCCCGCTCTTAAGAAGGCCGACATCGGTATTGCTGTTGCAGATGCTACTGATGCTGCAAGGAGTGCTTCTGATATTGTCCTTACTGAGCCAGGTCTTAGTGTCATTATCAGCGCTGTCCTTACCAGCAGATGCATCTTCCAGAGGATGAAGAACTACACC ATTTATGCTGTTTCCATCACAATCCGTATAGTG CTTGGATTTATGCTCATTGCTTTGATCTGGCAATATGATTTCTCTCCCTTCATGGTCCTTATCATTGCCATTCTCAATGACG GTACTATCATGACCATCTCCAAGGACAGAGTTAAGCCATCTCCCTTGCCCGACAGCTGGAAGCTGAAGGAAATCTTTGCTACCGGTGTCGTGCTTGGAACCTACCTTGCTCTGATGACTGTCATTTTCTTCTGGGCTATGCACAAGACCGACTTCTTCTCG GACAAATTCGGTGTGAGGTCAATCAGGGACAGTGAGCATGAGATGATGTCTGCGTTGTACCTCCAAGTCAGTATTGTGAGCCAGGCTCTGATCTTCGTCACCCGTTCCCGTAGCTGGTCCTTCGTGGAGCGCCCTGGTCTGCTCCTGGTCACCGCGTTCCTGCTCGCTCAACTT GTTGCTACCTTCCTCGCTGTCTACGCCAACTGGGGCTTCGCCAGGATCAAGGGTATCGGCTGGGGCTGGGCTGGTGTCGTCTGGCTCTACAGCATCGTGTTCTACTTCCCTCTGGACCTGATCAAGTTCTTCATCCGCTTCGTGCTCAGCGGCAGGGCATGGGACAACCTCCTCGAGAACAAG ACcgccttcaccaccaagaaggaTTACGGGCGGGAAGAGAGGGAGGCGCAATGGGCCACCGCGCAGAGGACGCTGCACGGTCTCCAGCCGCCGGAGGCTGCCACCAACACGCTGTTCAACGACAAGAGCAGCTACCGCGAGCTGTCGGAGATCGCTGAGCAGGCCAAGAGACGAGCTGAGATCGCGAGGCTGAGGGAGCTCAACACCCTCAAGGGCCACGTGGAGTCGGTGGTGAAGCTCAAGGGGCTGGACATCGACACCATCCAGCAGAACTACACGGTGTGA
- the LOC136492626 gene encoding plasma membrane ATPase-like isoform X1, producing the protein MGGLEEIKNEAVDLENIPIEEVFEQLKCTREGLSSSEGQQRLEIFGPNKLEEKKESKFLKFLGFMWNPLSWVMEMAAIMAIALANGGGKPPDWEDFVGIIVLLVINSTISFIEENNAGNAAAALMANLAPKTKVLRDGRWGEQEAAILVPGDIISIKLGDIVPADARLLEGDPLKVDQSALTGESLPVTRGPGDEVFSGSTCKQGEIEAVVIATGVHTFFGKAAHLVDSTNQVGHFQQVLTAIGNFCICSIAVGIIVEIIVMFAIQHRKYRSGIENLLVLLIGGIPIAMPTVLSVTMAIGSHKLSQQGAITKRMTAIEELAGMDVLCSDKTGTLTLNKLSVDKNLVEVFCKGVDKDHVLLLAARASRTENQDAIDAAMVGMLADPKEARAGIREVHFLPFNPVDKRTALTYIDGDGNWHRVSKGAPEQILDLCHCKEDLRRKVHGIIDKYAERGLRSLAVARQEVPEKSKESPGGPWQFVGLLPLFDPPRHDSAETIRKALVLGVNVKMITGDQLAIGKETGRRLGMGTNMYPSSALLGQNKDSTLEALPVDELIEKADGFAGVFPEHKYEIVKRLQEKKHIVGMTGDGVNDAPALKKADIGIAVADATDAARSASDIVLTEPGLSVIISAVLTSRCIFQRMKNYTIYAVSITIRIVLGFMLIALIWQYDFSPFMVLIIAILNDGTIMTISKDRVKPSPLPDSWKLKEIFATGVVLGTYLALMTVIFFWAMHKTDFFSVNSQNVPKSLCIDLLDRYVFSKFDLFSPYHVIVQDKFGVRSIRDSEHEMMSALYLQVSIVSQALIFVTRSRSWSFVERPGLLLVTAFLLAQLVATFLAVYANWGFARIKGIGWGWAGVVWLYSIVFYFPLDLIKFFIRFVLSGRAWDNLLENKTAFTTKKDYGREEREAQWATAQRTLHGLQPPEAATNTLFNDKSSYRELSEIAEQAKRRAEIARLRELNTLKGHVESVVKLKGLDIDTIQQNYTV; encoded by the exons ATGGGTGGGCTCGAGGAGATCAAGAATGAAGCCGTCGATCTG GAGAACATCCCCATCGAGGAGGTGTTCGAACAGCTGAAATGCACCCGCGAGGGGCTGAGCTCCAGCGAGGGCCAGCAACGTCTCGAGATCTTTGGCCCCAACAAGCTCGAGGAGAAGAAG GAGAGCAAGTTCCTCAAGTTCCTTGGGTTCATGTGGAACCCGCTGTCATGGGTCATGGAGATGGCTGCCATCATGGCCATTGCCCTTGCCAACGGTGGTGGCAAGCCCCCGGATTGGGAGGACTTCGTCGGTATCATCGTGCTCCTGGTTATCAACTCCACCATCTCCTTCATTGAGGAGAACAATGCCGGCAACGCCGCGGCTGCACTCATGGCCAACCTTGCTCCCAAAACCAAG GTTCTGAGAGATGGCCGATGGGGCGAGCAGGAGGCTGCAATCTTGGTTCCTGGTGACATCATCAGCATCAAGCTTGGTGATATCGTCCCTGCCGATGCTCGTCTCCTCGAGGGTGATCCTCTCAAGGTTGACCAGTCTGCGCTTACCGGAGAATCCCTCCCAGTTACCAGGGGCCCTGGGGACGAAGTCTTCTCAGGGTCCACTTGTAAGCAGGGCGAGATCGAGGCCGTGGTCATTGCCACTGGAGTGCACACCTTTTTCGGCAAGGCTGCTCATCTTGTGGACAGCACCAACCAGGTCGGACACTTCCAACAGGTCCTGACAGCAATTGGTAACTTCTGCATCTGCTCGATTGCGGTCGGCATCATCGTCGAGATCATCGTCATGTTCGCAATTCAGCACCGCAAATACCGCAGCGGAATTGAGAACCTGTTGGTCCTCTTGATCGGTGGTATCCCAATTGCCATGCCTACTGTGCTTTCAGTCACCATGGCCATCGGTTCGCACAAGCTGTCACAGCAGGGTGCCATCACTAAGAGGATGACTGCCATTGAGGAGTTGGCTGGTATGGATGTGCTTTGCAGTGACAAGACTGGCACACTCACCCTGAACAAGCTTAGTGTCGACAAGAATCTCGTCGAGGTGTTTTGCAAAGGCGTCGACAAAGACCATGTGTTGCTGTTGGCTGCAAGGGCTTCAAGGACTGAGAACCAGGATGCCATCGATGCTGCCATGGTTGGCATGCTTGCTGATCCCAAGGAGGCAAGGGCTGGTATCAGGGAAGTCCACTTCTTGCCCTTCAACCCTGTTGATAAGAGGACTGCTCTGACATACATTGATGGCGATGGCAACTGGCACCGTGTCAGCAAGGGTGCTCCCGAGCAG ATTCTTGACCTGTGCCACTGCAAGGAGGATTTGAGGCGGAAGGTGCACGGTATTATCGACAAGTATGCCGAGCGTGGTCTTCGTTCGCTTGCTGTTGCCAGACAG GAAGTGCCTGAGAAAAGTAAGGAGTCCCCTGGTGGACCATGGCAATTCGTTGGTTTGTTGCCTCTGTTTGATCCACCTAGGCACGACAGTGCTGAGACAATTCGCAAGGCTCTTGTTCTTGGTGTTAATGTCAAGATGATTACTG GTGATCAGCTTGCTATTGGTAAGGAGACTGGAAGGAGGCTTGGCATGGGTACCAACATGTATCCTTCCTCAGCATTGCTCGGCCAAAACAAGGATtctacacttgaagcacttcctGTAGATGAACTCATTGAGAAGGCTGATGGTTTTGCCGGAGTCTTCCCTG AACACAAGTATGAGATTGTGAAGAGACTACAAGAGAAGAAACACATTGTTGGTATGACTGGAGATGGTGTCAACGATGCCCCCGCTCTTAAGAAGGCCGACATCGGTATTGCTGTTGCAGATGCTACTGATGCTGCAAGGAGTGCTTCTGATATTGTCCTTACTGAGCCAGGTCTTAGTGTCATTATCAGCGCTGTCCTTACCAGCAGATGCATCTTCCAGAGGATGAAGAACTACACC ATTTATGCTGTTTCCATCACAATCCGTATAGTG CTTGGATTTATGCTCATTGCTTTGATCTGGCAATATGATTTCTCTCCCTTCATGGTCCTTATCATTGCCATTCTCAATGACG GTACTATCATGACCATCTCCAAGGACAGAGTTAAGCCATCTCCCTTGCCCGACAGCTGGAAGCTGAAGGAAATCTTTGCTACCGGTGTCGTGCTTGGAACCTACCTTGCTCTGATGACTGTCATTTTCTTCTGGGCTATGCACAAGACCGACTTCTTCTCGGTAAATTCTCAAAATGTCCCCAAAAGCCTTTGTATCGATCTCCTCGATCGGTATGTATTTTCCAAGTTTGATTTGTTCTCACCATACCATGTTATTGTGCAGGACAAATTCGGTGTGAGGTCAATCAGGGACAGTGAGCATGAGATGATGTCTGCGTTGTACCTCCAAGTCAGTATTGTGAGCCAGGCTCTGATCTTCGTCACCCGTTCCCGTAGCTGGTCCTTCGTGGAGCGCCCTGGTCTGCTCCTGGTCACCGCGTTCCTGCTCGCTCAACTT GTTGCTACCTTCCTCGCTGTCTACGCCAACTGGGGCTTCGCCAGGATCAAGGGTATCGGCTGGGGCTGGGCTGGTGTCGTCTGGCTCTACAGCATCGTGTTCTACTTCCCTCTGGACCTGATCAAGTTCTTCATCCGCTTCGTGCTCAGCGGCAGGGCATGGGACAACCTCCTCGAGAACAAG ACcgccttcaccaccaagaaggaTTACGGGCGGGAAGAGAGGGAGGCGCAATGGGCCACCGCGCAGAGGACGCTGCACGGTCTCCAGCCGCCGGAGGCTGCCACCAACACGCTGTTCAACGACAAGAGCAGCTACCGCGAGCTGTCGGAGATCGCTGAGCAGGCCAAGAGACGAGCTGAGATCGCGAGGCTGAGGGAGCTCAACACCCTCAAGGGCCACGTGGAGTCGGTGGTGAAGCTCAAGGGGCTGGACATCGACACCATCCAGCAGAACTACACGGTGTGA